The following DNA comes from Parachlamydia acanthamoebae.
CCATCAATGCGAAGTTTTCATAAGCATTAGGTTGTTCGGGTGAGGCATACCAGCTCAATGGAATGATCTGCTGATTTAGAAGTTGTCCAAATCCGAAGAGTTCTCGAATGGCTCCCACAATGCAAATAACGAACATGTAGCCTAGCCCAGCTCCAAGTCCATCCATGAAAGCAGGCAAAGGACTCACATTCTTCGCCATTCCTTCTGTTCGACCCATCACGATGCAATTTGTGATGATTAAGCCAACGAACACACTCAAGACTTTGGAGACACTGAAAAGATAGGCCCGCAAAAATTGGTCGATAATCGTCACAAAAACAGAGATGATCGCGAGTTGCGTAATCATCCTCACACTATCTGGTGTGATTTTGCGCAATGCAGAAACGATTAAAGAAGAAAAGGCCGTTACAAAGGAAACGGATAGTCCCATTGTGATGGCAACAGACAATCGGTTGGTGACTCCCAAAGCAGAACAGATCCCTAAGACAGCCACGAGAATTTGGTTGCTACTCCATAATTGGCTTGTCAAATAAGACATAGCTGGAGGGTTTTGTTGTGTCATACCACGTTCTCTTTTGTATATAGGTTAGGTTTTTTCTTCATTTTTATTTTCATCATGCACTGCAATCAAAAATGGGCGATAAGCATTTAGCACTTCCCGATAAGCATCTGTCACCCCATTTCCTGTCAGTGTGGCTCCTGCCATCCCATCTACAGCACTTTTAGCTTTAGGTGAGTCTCCTAAAACTTCGGAAACTTTTCCTTTAACAACATAAATTCCAATAGGTGCGCTTTTAAAGTTTGTTTGTCCATCTGGGCTTTCCTGAAAGATATGTTTTCCTGGAAACAGGTTTTGCCACGGAGCTTCCGCTATGTTGGCACCAAGTCCTGGAGTTTCTTTTTGATCGTACCAAGAAATTCCAATTACCGTATTCCCATTTGGTTTTAAGGCGATATATCCATAAATTGCATCCCAGAGTCCATACCCATTGACTGGGATTACGTAACCAATTGGTTTGGCATCTTTTTCATCTGCTTGGTTAGGAAGAATTTCGTAGAGCAAACGATAAGGCTGTTTATAATAGCCACTCTTTTTGTAATCCGCAATGTACTGTTCTTCATTGAGATTAGCCTCTTGAAATGTAAATCGTTTGCCTTTGTCATCCACCAAAAAGGGTTTGAGCCTTTTTTTGTAAATCTCAATCAGTTCCGCACTAGTTGGAATATCTTGCTGTGTACCCGGAACTAAAAGGCCTCCCTTATCAAATTTAGCGGGGATAGATTTGCCTTCTTTGTCTTGCATTAAAAAATAGCCGTCATGGCTTAAAATTTTGGCAGCAATCATCATTTGTTTGCTGCGATCGAGCTCTTGTGCAATTTCTTTTGGTCCAGCTAGAGCACTGGCTAGCACAGAAAGGATGAGTGCACAAATAAAACTCAAAATAACAATAAATGTAATGACTTGCGCATTACTAGGTCCTCTAGGTGCTGGATGGGACATGGCTCAGCCTCCTTTTTCTATAGAATCGTGCAGCATAATAATCAAATAGCGGAGCGAATACATTTCCCATTAATATTGCAAGCATCACGCCTTCTGGATAGGCTGGATTGACCACCCGAATGAGCATCGTGACAATCCCACAAAAGAGCCCATAAATCCATTTGGCCGAATCTAAGCTGGGTGAAGAGACGGGGTCGGTGGCCATGAAAACAATTCCGAAAGCCGCACCTCCTAATAGGAGGTGCTTGTAGGCTGGGAATCCAAAAGTCGCAGGAGCCCACGATCCTTGAGCCCCGGCAAAAAATGAGGAGCCAAATTCAAAAAATAGGGCCGTCAGGTACATTCCCAAGGCCATAGCAACCATGGTTCTCCAAGCTCCTACACCTGTATAAATTAAGAGAATTGCTCCTAAGATGCAAGCCAGAGTTGAGGTTTCTCCCATGCAGCCTAATTTATTGCCAAAGAAAAAGCCCCAGTCGTTGTTTGTTGAACCAATCCCATGATCAAGAGCGGAAAATTGGTAGGCATCTTCATAGTAACCGGGCGATAATCCTAGGCCACCCTCCGTTAAAGGGGATGTCACAAAGTTTTTCATTTGTTCTTGACTCAGCTCGCCTAGAGTCGCTTGATTTGCGCTATGGGCATTCCACTCTGCAAATTTTTCCTGAATCGTTGGGTAGGTGTTTACATTTTGCCCCAGATTATTTGTCGCAATCGCATCCACATGTATGCGTTTGATTTCAGGCGTGACATTAAATTTAGCAAGCGGTGTGGCTTGCGTGTATCCATCTAAGGTGCTAGCTTTAGAATCTTGATTCATTGCAATTAAGCTTTCACGCACCTTTGTCGCATCTGTTCCTACCCATACATTTCCAGACATTCTCCCCGGATAGGTAAAGAAGAGGAATGCGCGGCAAGCGAGCGCGGGATTCACAATATTCATCCCCGATCCACCAAAAACCTCTTTCGCAAAAATAATCCCAACG
Coding sequences within:
- the nqrD gene encoding NADH:ubiquinone reductase (Na(+)-transporting) subunit D, producing MTQQNPPAMSYLTSQLWSSNQILVAVLGICSALGVTNRLSVAITMGLSVSFVTAFSSLIVSALRKITPDSVRMITQLAIISVFVTIIDQFLRAYLFSVSKVLSVFVGLIITNCIVMGRTEGMAKNVSPLPAFMDGLGAGLGYMFVICIVGAIRELFGFGQLLNQQIIPLSWYASPEQPNAYENFALMVSPPAAFFIIGCLIWLFNIYNKK
- the nqrC gene encoding NADH:ubiquinone reductase (Na(+)-transporting) subunit C, with translation MSHPAPRGPSNAQVITFIVILSFICALILSVLASALAGPKEIAQELDRSKQMMIAAKILSHDGYFLMQDKEGKSIPAKFDKGGLLVPGTQQDIPTSAELIEIYKKRLKPFLVDDKGKRFTFQEANLNEEQYIADYKKSGYYKQPYRLLYEILPNQADEKDAKPIGYVIPVNGYGLWDAIYGYIALKPNGNTVIGISWYDQKETPGLGANIAEAPWQNLFPGKHIFQESPDGQTNFKSAPIGIYVVKGKVSEVLGDSPKAKSAVDGMAGATLTGNGVTDAYREVLNAYRPFLIAVHDENKNEEKT
- a CDS encoding Na(+)-transporting NADH-quinone reductase subunit B, with the protein product MLRKFLDYQLSLAEKGKPLHPIRPLITAGDTFLYEAPCNTKVGPHIRDAIDVKRWMLIVVFALIPCILMAIWNTGLQSFVYSSGNYQLMNEFLSSSTSFQGYFDFALKDNRYLTILKEGLYALLPQALIAYAVGGLWEGIFACVRQHEISEGFLVTGILYALILPPTLPYWMTAVGVSVGIIFAKEVFGGSGMNIVNPALACRAFLFFTYPGRMSGNVWVGTDATKVRESLIAMNQDSKASTLDGYTQATPLAKFNVTPEIKRIHVDAIATNNLGQNVNTYPTIQEKFAEWNAHSANQATLGELSQEQMKNFVTSPLTEGGLGLSPGYYEDAYQFSALDHGIGSTNNDWGFFFGNKLGCMGETSTLACILGAILLIYTGVGAWRTMVAMALGMYLTALFFEFGSSFFAGAQGSWAPATFGFPAYKHLLLGGAAFGIVFMATDPVSSPSLDSAKWIYGLFCGIVTMLIRVVNPAYPEGVMLAILMGNVFAPLFDYYAARFYRKRRLSHVPSST